One window of Solwaraspora sp. WMMA2056 genomic DNA carries:
- a CDS encoding nitronate monooxygenase, which produces MTDHPARPAAGPPPTPVHPALRTPICELFGVRYPIVQTGMGFVSGPRLVAATAEAGGLGILAGATLDLPDLAAAIAEIRRNTMRPFGVNVRADAADAAQRIDLLIRENVRVASFALAPKPELIARLKQAGVLVVPSVGARRHAEKVAAWGADAVVVQGAEGGGHTGAVPTSLLLPQVVDAVDIPVIGAGGFFDGRGLVAALAYGAAGVAMGTRFLLTSDSTVDPQVLRRYLDAGLDGTVVTRALDGVPQRVLRTDFIDRLERAGPLRRLVRSASSAARFRRLTGTPWRHLLAEGRAMRRNRELTWGQVLLAANTPMLLRAAMVDGRVDLGVMATGQVTGLIDDLPSCAELIDRIVAEATAVLDTLQEGRPDGDR; this is translated from the coding sequence TTGACCGACCACCCGGCGCGGCCGGCCGCCGGCCCGCCGCCGACCCCGGTCCACCCGGCGCTGCGCACCCCGATCTGCGAGCTGTTCGGGGTGCGCTACCCGATCGTTCAGACCGGCATGGGCTTCGTCTCCGGCCCCCGGCTGGTCGCGGCCACCGCCGAGGCCGGCGGGTTGGGCATCCTCGCCGGTGCCACCCTCGACCTGCCCGACCTGGCTGCGGCGATAGCCGAGATCCGGCGGAACACGATGCGGCCGTTCGGGGTGAACGTGCGGGCCGACGCCGCCGACGCCGCGCAGCGAATCGATCTGCTGATCCGGGAAAACGTCCGGGTCGCCTCGTTCGCCCTGGCCCCGAAACCGGAGCTGATCGCCCGGCTCAAGCAGGCCGGCGTGCTGGTGGTGCCGTCGGTCGGTGCCCGTCGGCACGCCGAGAAGGTGGCCGCCTGGGGCGCCGACGCGGTCGTCGTGCAGGGCGCCGAGGGCGGCGGCCACACCGGTGCCGTCCCGACCAGTCTGCTGCTGCCGCAGGTGGTCGACGCCGTCGACATCCCGGTGATCGGCGCCGGCGGGTTCTTCGACGGCCGGGGTCTGGTCGCCGCCCTCGCCTACGGCGCCGCCGGGGTGGCGATGGGCACCCGGTTCCTGCTCACCAGCGACAGCACCGTCGATCCCCAGGTGCTGCGGCGCTACCTCGATGCCGGGCTGGACGGCACCGTGGTCACCCGGGCGCTCGACGGCGTACCGCAGCGGGTGTTGCGGACCGACTTCATCGACCGGCTGGAACGCGCCGGACCGCTTCGTCGGCTGGTCCGGTCGGCCAGCAGCGCCGCCCGGTTCCGGCGGCTCACCGGTACCCCGTGGCGGCACCTGCTCGCCGAGGGCCGGGCGATGCGCCGCAACCGGGAACTGACCTGGGGCCAGGTGCTGCTCGCCGCGAACACCCCGATGCTGCTGCGCGCCGCGATGGTCGACGGGCGCGTCGACCTCGGCGTGATGGCGACCGGACAGGTCACCGGGCTGATCGACGACCTGCCCAGCTGCGCCGAGCTGATCGACCGGATCGTCGCCGAGGCGACGGCGGTGCTGGACACCCTGCAGGAGGGAAGACCCGATGGCGACCGCTGA
- a CDS encoding SDR family oxidoreductase, which yields MATAEPQAGRATPAGPRPPAPPAGHGLLAGRTVLVTAAAGTGIGAATARRCAEEGARVAISDRHEARLRTTAAELAAATGAEPLTIVCDVTVESQVQAMIDQVVAGYGQLDVLVNNAGLGGTARITEMTDEQWHRVLDVTLTGTFRCTRAALRHMMPRGSGVIVNNASVLGWRAQQGQAHYAAAKAGVMALTRCSAVEAAEAGVRVNAVAPSLAMHANLAKVTDDALLATLADREAFGRAAEPWEVANAIVFLASDYASYLVGEVLSVSSQHP from the coding sequence ATGGCGACCGCTGAACCGCAGGCCGGGCGCGCCACCCCCGCCGGGCCGCGCCCGCCCGCCCCACCGGCCGGCCATGGGCTGCTCGCCGGCCGGACCGTGCTGGTCACCGCTGCGGCCGGCACCGGCATCGGCGCGGCGACCGCCCGGCGCTGCGCCGAGGAAGGTGCCCGGGTGGCGATCAGCGACCGGCACGAAGCGCGCCTCCGGACGACCGCCGCCGAGCTCGCCGCCGCGACCGGTGCCGAACCTCTCACGATCGTCTGCGACGTCACCGTCGAGTCGCAGGTGCAGGCAATGATCGACCAGGTCGTCGCCGGCTACGGCCAGCTCGACGTGCTGGTCAACAACGCCGGGCTGGGCGGCACCGCCCGGATCACCGAGATGACCGACGAGCAGTGGCACCGGGTGCTGGACGTCACCCTCACCGGCACCTTCCGATGCACCCGTGCGGCGCTGCGGCACATGATGCCGCGCGGCAGCGGCGTGATCGTCAACAACGCCTCCGTGCTCGGCTGGCGGGCGCAGCAGGGCCAGGCGCACTACGCCGCCGCCAAGGCCGGGGTGATGGCGCTGACCCGGTGCAGCGCCGTCGAGGCCGCCGAGGCCGGGGTCCGGGTGAACGCGGTCGCGCCGAGCCTCGCCATGCACGCCAACCTGGCCAAGGTCACCGACGACGCACTGCTGGCCACGCTGGCCGACCGGGAGGCGTTCGGCCGGGCCGCCGAACCCTGGGAGGTGGCCAACGCGATCGTCTTCCTGGCCAGCGACTACGCCTCGTACCTGGTGGGCGAGGTGCTCTCGGTCAGCAGCCAACACCCGTGA